In Sulfuricella sp., the genomic stretch CACGCCGCCTCCGTGCCGCCTGTCAGCCATGCTGATTGCCCAAGATGCCAGCGGACTGGCACTGGATGTCACCACGCCGGCAGGCACCACGGCGCTCAGCCTGGGGAGTGCGCCTGTTCCGTTTGAAGTCGGCCCGTTCACCCGGAAGGATGCCGAATGGAGTGCAATGCTGCGCGGGCGGGATGGCAGCCCCCTTGGCACGCATGCCATCAAGGGTTGTCCGCGGTCACGCGTCAACGTGGATTTTGGAGGTGGGTATGGATTGGTCATTGATACGCTTTAATCCAGCCAGGTCGGGGTGTTGCAGAGCGTGGCTCTGTGCTGCTCGCAAACTGCCGGGCCTAGTAGCGGTCCTCGCGGTGATACCGGGAATCATGGTTTTGGGCTTGTCATTGGCAGCCCAGGCGGCTACCAATATCTCCGGAATGGTCACTGACTCGATCACCGGGCTGGCGGTGGCGGGTGCGCGGGTTACTTTGAGCAGCGGGCAAACATCCCTCAGTGTGGGAACCACCGCATCCGACGGCGTGTTCCAGATGTTTGTGAATTTACCAGTCAAACCAGTGCCGCAAACCTATACCCTGGAGGTCTCGCAGCAGGGGTATGCCACCCAGCCACGCAATGTGGTCGTGACTTCGGGCCAGGCCGACCAGTTGAGCTACAAGGTGGCCTTGCCGCGCAACGAGGCCATCGGATGTGTTCCAGATCCTGGACGAACGGTGGTGATCGGCCATGTACGGCCACCTGCCTCGGCAACCCATGATCTCGATCTTTCCCGTCGGGTCAGGACGGTACTTGAGTATGACCTTCTGACGGAAATCCAGAAAACGCATTTGCCCCCCGCCCAGCAGCCAGCAGTGTTTTCCTGCCCCAATGCATTGCCCAGAACCATGAAGGAGCATTCGGATTGGGCACGGGCGCTGAAGGCCGATGCTTTCGTGGTGGGCGAAGCGGCACCCGTGAACGGGAACTTCAAGGTCGATATGCAGGTATCGGCGCGTTACGCAGAAAGCGCCAGCCTGCCGACGCTGGCAACCACGCCGGAGATGAATCTCGACCTGCCGTCTTCTGCCGATCTTGGCCGTGCAGCACTGGAACCCATCATGATCGCGCTGCTCAGAGCCTATCTGAAGGAAGGGCGTTACGCCGAGTGCGTGGAATTTTCCATGGCAGCAGAATCTGCCCTGGGCCAGTCAACGGTATTGGGCGAACTGCGCAAATCCTGCCAGCTCAAGTTGCCCAATAAAGGATTGCTGTCAGGAGGTGGGCAATGATGCTGACGCACAAAAACCCAGGTTTCCTGATGTGGCTCGTGGTGTTGGCCACGCTGCTTTTTGCCGGATCTGCTTCAGCTGGCATGCAGCTGGATATTGAAAAGGAGCTGCAACTGCTGCGCGATGGACAGGCGCAGAAGCATATCGGCATGGCGCGCTACCGCTTTGCGGTGTTCACCTTCGAAGACCCTGACAACACTGGCCTCGGCAACGCGGTGGCGAGCATCCTGAGCCACGATCTGTTAATGAACAGCAAAGTCAGTTCAATCGGTGTGCTGCGCTATGTGGGCGATCTGAGCAAGGCCAGCGGTGATCAGCAACTGCGTTATTTCGACAAGGTCGAACCGCTGATCGAGTCGCAGGGCGTGCAGGTGGCCATATGGGGCAGTATCCGGCGCAGTGGCGAGGGCGTGCGCATCGACAGTTTCATGCAACTCTCGCCTTCGGTGATGCGCTCGGCCTTCAGTTTCTCCTTCAGCATGCCGCCGGAAATAGGGCGTGGCAGGCTGGTGCATCGTATCGGTCCGGACAGAATGTTGACCCAACGCATTGCGTTGTCCCCGGAACAGGCCGGCAAGCTGGTGCCAGTCGCGGTTGATCTGGACCGCTTGCGTGCAGCGCCGAATGATCATGCGCCTTATGTGGCGCAGTTGCCCCTGGGCAGTGTCTATTATGTTCAACGGCGTCAGGGCGAATGGATCCAGGTAGGCCTGCAGTCCGGGCAGAGCGGCTGGTTGCGCTCCACTGGGTTTTGCACGGGAAGTTGTGCTTCCCTGTTGTCGGTCTCGCGCTTCGCTTCCGGGTTGATGGCCTATGACGACCGGGCCAGCCTTCCGGAACTGAGCGAAAAACTTGCGCCTGACGCCAAGGCATTCATCGACCAGCTATGGGCCGTCGAGGTTCTTAACGGCGCACCCGCCAAGTACGCTGAACAGGAAGCCTTGTACCGGCTTGATCCCTGGTGCCCGGCAAAGAGCGGCGAGCAGGCGATTCCTCCAGGAGGCGCCGCCATATGCAATCTGCATGCGATTGCCAGGCTGATCGGTTTGAGCAGGAAAGCGGCCTGGCAGCAGTTGCAGGGCGGGCAGATGAAGGAGGATACGATGCGCTCGGTGGCTGATGAACTGGCCAGAATTTCCATGTCCGATCCGCGCCATGTGCCGACCCTGAAGAACCTCGCCACCCTGTTCGATTTCCTTGGTGACGTGGAGCGCGCCAGGCTTGCCACCCGCCTTGCCGATGAGGCTGCTTCAACCGGCCATATTCCTGTACATGAGCTTGCGCCAAGTCCAGAGCCACAGCCGTCAAAACCATAGCGCCTGAGTTTGTTCGGGATGCATTTATAACGCCCTGGTTAAGCCGGACCGGGATATCCGCTATAATTCGCGGGTTCAAATTTACGATTATGGATTTCCATGCGAAATTATCAGCCAGCCAAAAATCTGCTCCAGGACCGCGTGATCCTGGTAACGGGCGCAGGCCAGAGCATTGGCCGTACGGCGGCCCTGACTTTTGCTTCCCACGGGGCGACGGTTATCCTGCACGGGCGCAAGGTGGAGAAGCTCGAGGCGGTCTATGATGAAATCGAGGCGGCAGGCTGGCCTCAGGCGGCTATTTTCCCGCTTGACTTGTTCAGTGCCGGGGACAAGGATTTCGATGCGCTGGCGACGGGTATCCGGCGTCAGTTTGCCCGCCTTGACGGTATTCTGCACAATGCGTCCCACCTCGATGGTTTGCGCAGTCTGGAGGAGCACACCCTTGAGCAGTGGCAGGTTTCGCTGCGCGTCAATCTCATGGCGCCCTTTGCCCTGACTCGTGCCTGCCTGCCCTTGCTGAAAGCGTCACCGGATGCTTCAATCATCCTGACTTCGGAAACTCACGGCCATGTGCCGGCGGCGTACTGGGGCAGTTTTGCCATATCCAAAGCGGCAGGCGAGACGCTGGTGAAGCTGTGGGCGCAGGAGCTTGAGTTGCATCCCAATCTGCGCATTAATGGCATTGTTCCCGGCCCGGTGCAATCGACTCAGCGCGTCAGGACGCATCCCGGCGAGGTGCTGGAATCAATGCCCTTGCAGGAAACCCTGATGCCTCGGTATTTGTATCTGATGGGAAGCGACAGTCGCGGCGTGAGCGGCCAGATTGTCGAGTGTTAACCTTGTTTCTTCAGAAAAAAACGCAGCATTTCTCCGCCCACTTCGATTTGATCTCCGTCCTGCAGTAGTTGTGCTTCCGCGCTGATTGCCTGGCCATTGACCAGCGGCTGCTTCTTGCCTTCCACCCTTGTGATGGAATAACCGTGCGGACGGCGGTTAATGACGGCTACCTGAACACCGGCCTTTCCAAAAGTCGCAAGAGGGCGATTCAATTCCAGGGTTTGACCGGCATGCGGCCCTTCCAGACCCTGGATGCCCCCCAGGGGGAAATTATCGTTGGCCGCACGCGCCACTGAAACCGCGGTGTCTAGCTGATCGGCTGTCTGAGCTGGAGTTTCTGATTGCTCTTTCCTGTGCCGCATGTTCATCACCGGCATCATCATGATGGTGCGGTCAGCATCCACGCCGGGCTTGGCCTTCTGGTTGATATATCTGAGTTGATAGCGGCCAATATCGATTACATCGTTGTTCTGCAGAATGTGTTTCTGGATCTTGACCCCATTCACCAGGGTGCCGTTGGTGCTGCCCAGGTCTTCCAGTATCTGGTCATTGCCAACAGTGAGAATGGTGGCGTGTTCCTTGCTGACCGATGAGTGGTCAAGGTGCATTTCGTTATGCGGTTTACGGCCAATGCCAAAGCGGGCCTTTTCGAGAAAATGATATCCGAGTATGTCGCCATCCAGGCTTAAAACCAGTTTTGCCATCGTTTTCTCCTGTTATTTCAGCCAGCCGAAGAGCCGGCCCATCAGGCCCCTGGATTGCTCGCTGGCAGGGAAGGGTTCCAGCACTTTAATCAGGACCGCAGAAATGTTGTCGTGACCGCCGTTGTCATTGGCCATCATGACCAGTTGTTGCGCCGCAAGCGGCAAATTGGCTTGTAGCGCATTGAGGGCGAGTTCTATGTTGGCATCGTCCACCATGTCATTCAGGCCATCCGAGCACATCAGGTAGATGTCGCCCACCGAAACGGCCTGATCCTGCACCTCGCACTGGCATACGCTCTCGACACCCAGGGCGCGGGTCACCAGATTGCGGTTATGGGAGATTTTTGCGTCATCATTTGAAATCAGGCCAAGAACCACCTGCTCGTGAAGAATGGAATGGTCCTGCGTGAGCGCGTGGAGTTTGCCGCGGCGCAGACGGTAGAGGCGCGAATCGCCGACATGAGCATAATGCAGATGGTTGTCATGAAAAATGCTTGCAACCAGCGTGGTGCCCATTCCCTGGTGCTGAGGATTTGCCTGGGCAGCCTGGTAGATTGCCCGGTTGGCTCTGCTCACTGTGAATTCAAGAATTTCCGCTATGTTGTTTTTCGAGGAAGGGGCGTCGCGCAGTTGGCGTTTTAGTTCTGTCACCATGATCGAGGCAGCCATGCTGCTGGCCACGTCTCCTGCCTTGTATCCGCCCATGCCGTCTGCTACCAGGGCGAGGCCCAGGTCAAGCTCGGTTGCAATGGTGTCTTCATTGAATGAACGGACTACACCGGTATCGGTTATGGTTGCGACTTCTAGAGCACTGCGAACTGTCATTATTGATTTATCCCCCGATTGGCGGCTGCATGTTATTGTTTTTCTGCAAGGCGCATTCTCGCATTCCATTCCATTGCCATGCAAGGCGGGATTTATCTCCGAGCGATTAATTATTTGCCTGAACATCATCCACAACTTGTCAGCCGCTTATAATCCTGTCCCATGATCAAGCAGAATATCGGTCGTTACGAAATCATTTCCGAAATCGGGCAGGGCGCGATGGGTGTGGTATATCGCGCCCTGGACCCGCTGCTGGAACGGACCGTGGCAATCAAGACTATCAGCCTGGACCTGTCCAAGGATGAATTCGAGGAATTCGAGCAGCGTTTCTATCGCGAGGCGAGATCGGCCGGGCGCCTTAATCACCCGAATATCGTCACTATTCATGATGTAGGCAATACCGAGAATGTCGCCTACATGGCGATGGAGTTTCTGGAAGGCATGGAATTGCGCGATATCATGGACGCCGACATGCTACTTGATCTCGACAGAATCGTCGAAATCGTGAGTCAGGTTGCCGATGGGTTGGCGTTTGCGCATGAGCATGGCGTGGTCCACCGCGATATCAAGCCTTCCAATATCATGATCCTGAAAAATGGCGTGGCGAAAATTACCGATTTCGGCATCGCCTTGATTCCTTCTTCCTCACGTACCGTGGCGGGGATGGTGCTGGGCTCGCCAAAATACATGTCGCCGGAGCAAGTGGTCGGGCAGGATGTGGACCGTCGCTCCGACATTTTTTCGCTGGGCGTGTTGCTGTACGAAATGCTGACCGGGAAAGCGCCATTCAGAGGCGAAAACATCAGCGCCATCATGTATCGCATTCTCAATGAAATGCCAATGGCTCCGGCGACGCTCAAGCCGGCGTTGCCGGAGGTGTTCGATTATATCGTCGCCAGGGCCTTGGCCAAACACCCGGACGATCGTTATCAGCGTGCCGATGAAATGGCAGCAGATTTGCGCAATTACCGGACTTTGCAGACTCCGTTGAATTTCCACTCCGGGGCCGATGGGAGCACACGCACTCTGGAACGCCGCAAGACACCGCGACCGCTTGATGAGCAGACGCTGCTGATGGCTTCCGCCGCCCCGCTCAGCGCCGGAAACCCATGGTGGAAACGGCCTTTTACCCTGTGGGGTGGAGCTATTTTTCTGATGCTGGGGATTTTTCTCCTGAACTGGGAAAAGCCGGGCTTGAAGGAACAGCCTCAAATTACGAATGTAAAACCTGCGGCCATGCCTGAAAAACCTGAACTTCCCTTGCCGCCGATTCCGCCGCAAGTGCAAGGGACGCTCGCTCTGGCGGTGACTCCCTGGGGAGAGGTTTTTGTGGACGGGAAGCGCGAAGGCGTTTCTCCGCCGCTGAACGAGTTGCAGCTGCCAGCCGGCAAGCACATGATCGAAATCAGAAATCCGGGTTTTTTGTCTTATTCTCAAACGCTTGTTATCGAACCCGAATCAACTCATAAAATTAAACACAAATTCAAATAAGAACATGCTGAAATTTAATCTGTCTCTTTTTTCTCTGTTGGCTTTGCTGCTGTTCGTCAGCGGATGCAGCAATACCAGCTTAAAAAAACTTCCCTTCATTCAGGATGAGGCGCCAGTCCAGAAAAAAGCCGAAGATCCCGCTGACAAACCTTCTCCACCCGCTGTACGCAAGGCCGAGAGGGAATTGAGTCTGGGCATCAGGAATTATGAGAATGGAAACTACAACATGGCAGCCGGTTTCTTTCAGAACGCCTTGGGCGATGACCAGCTTTCGGTTGGCGATCAGGTAACCGCACACAAGTTTCTCGCTTTTATTTACTGCGTTTCGGGCGAGAAACTGGCGTGCCGCGGGGCGTTCAAGAAAGTGCTGGCGCTCAACCCGAAATTCGGCCTGAGCGCCAGTGAGGCCGGTCACCCTACCTGGGGACCGGTATTCCGCGAGGTGCAGGCTGAAGTGGCAGCCAGGAAAACCCGCTAACAATTAGCTGTGTTGTAGCGGGCGCTTAAATTTTGCCGCGAAATTGCTGGTGGCAGGACTTGCAGCTTTCCTCGACGCCATTGAGTGCTGGCCGGATGAGCGCCATGTTGCCGCTTTCCGCTGCCTTGAGAAGTTTTTCCGTGGATTCTTCCAGTTTTTGCCGGGCATGGCTGAAGTCGGCCGGCTTCTGCCATACCTCGGGCTTGGCTCGCGTGGGAGGGTAATTGCTGTCTGGTGTGAAATGCACCCAAGGTTCTGATGCCAGTTGTTTCAGCTTTTTGGCGTCGGCGAGAAAGGCCTGGCTGTTGTAGTCCTCCCGTTCGCGTACCACCATTCCCATCGGCTCCAGGGTGCGGAGCATCTGTTTGAAAACCGCCTTGCGTTTGGTGACGGGCTGATCCGGATGCGTATCCTGTGGTTCACTGCTACAGGCTGTGAGCGTCAAGCTTGCTGCAATTAGAGTTAACAATAAAAATCTCGACATGCGCTTAGTCTCTTTTCGTTCGAACATTCCAGGTGTAAAAGATCAGGTGGATTTGCCAGGTGCGTTTGTCTGCCCGGCAAAGCACTACGATGATGCATTTTTATCTCAGTGAAAACTCCAGTTCGACATCTGCGATGGTGATGATGTCGCGGTGATGGAGCTGGCAGGGCAGCGACTTGATTTCGCCGCCGTTGATCAGGGGCAGGTCAGTGCCTTCGACAAGCCCAAGAAAATACTGGCCATCGCGCAAGGTGATGGCGGTGACCTGAATGCCGGGTTTTCCCAGTGTGGTGACGGGCCTGGAGAGTTCCAGTGTTTGTCCGGCACCTGGGCCGGAGTTTATTTTTAGCAAGCCGAGCGTGCCGCTGGGGGGTGGGGCTTCTTCAATGGTTTCAAATGTGCTGCTTTGGGGGGCTTTGCCGATATTGGCCGCAGCTTCGAATGAAGCCGGTCCTGGCATTGTAGTGGCGGCATCCAGCGCGGAGGTGTGAGCGCGCGGTGCAAACTCTGTCCTTGGGGTCGCGGAGATGGTTTTCCCCGGGGCGCTGGGTTTCAGCACTTCGCTAATAAAGGTAAAGGTGAAGTGGGCGATGCTGATTTCATCGCCATCCTGCAGCACACATTTATGGATATTGTTCTGATTGACCTTGGTGCCATTCGTGCTTTCAAGGTCTTCGAGAAAAGAGTCGCTGCCCAGGGTAATGATGACAGCGTGGTTTCCGCTTACCCCAGAGTCCTCAAGATGGATGTCGCTACTCGCCTTGCGTCCAATCGTGATGCGTTCGCGGTCAAGGGGGAATTCCATGCTGGAACCGTGATCACCCTGTAACACCAGTTTAGACATGCTCCTCCCTACCCAACACGCACAACAACAGCCGAGATGTTGTCATAACCGCCATTATCGTTTGCCTGGCGCACCAGTTGCCGTGCCAGTTGCTGCGGGTCTTCCTGACAGGCGCTCATGATGGCGGTCATTTCACTGTAAGCGAGCATATCGTAACATCCGTCGGAACAGAGCAGAAAAATATCCCCGGCTTGAGTGGTGACCTGGCGCATATCTACTTCTACCACAGGGTCCACGCCAAGGGCGCGCGTCAGTACCCCCCGGTAAGCGTCTGATGCGGCGTCCTGCGCCGTGATTTCGCCGCTTTCGATGCGTTCCTGAATCATGGTGTGATCCACGGTGAGCTGTTTCAACGCGAGATTTCGCCACAGATAGATGCGTGAATCGCCAATATGCGCCAGCGTGGCCCGGTTTTCGTGAAAATAGGCTGCGAGAAAAGTGGTGCCCATGCCTTCGTAGCGGGTCTGCTTGCGTGCGGTATCGTTTACGCGCTGATTTGCCTCGCTGACCGCTGCATAGAGCTTCAATACCGGTTCGCTGACCTTCTGCGCCCACTCGGCTTCGCGCCAGTGCGGTGCGAGGGGCTTTCTGAAGGATTCAAGCGCTGTTTTGATGGCCAGGTTGCTGGCGATTTCCCCGCCCTCATATCCGCCCATGCCATCGGCCAGCAAGGCCAGTCCAAAAGCAGCATCCCAGGCGATAGCATCTTCATTGCCCGGCCTGGTGCGTCCGGTGTCGCTGGTCCCGGCAAATTCCCAGGTAAATGCGCTGGCAGTCATTTATTTAGCCCCGGCAATAATCAACGGCCTGTTCCAGCCGTTCCACTGCGGTAATCTCCATGCCGGAGATCGCCTGTTTGGGTTTGTTGCCTTTGGGCACGACCGCGTGAGTGAAACCCAGCTTGGCGGCTTCCTTGAGGCGCTCCTGCCCGCGCTGTACCGGGCGGATTTCACCAGCCAGGCCGATTTCTCCGAACACCACCAGCTTGCCCGGCAGCGGCCGGTTTTTGAGCGAAGAAACAATGGCCAGCAACACCGCCAGATCCGCCGCCGGCTCTGTGATCTTGACACCGCCCACGGCGTTGACGAATACATCCTGATCAAAGCAGGCAATCCCGGCATGGCGGTGCAGCACTGCGAGCAGCATGGCCAGGCGGTTCTGCTCCAGACCCACCGAAAGGCGGCGCGGGTTGGGCGCATGGGCCTCATCCACCAGCGCCTGGATTTCTACCAGCAAGGGCCGGGTGCCTTCCTGCGTGACCATGACGCACGAGCCGGCGACATCCTGCCCGTGGTGTGAGAGGAACAAGGCCGACGGGTTGCTGACTTCGCGCAGTCCTTTTTCGGTCATCGCAAAGACGCCCAGTTCATTGACCGCGCCAAAGCGGTTCTTGAAAGCGCGCACCAGGCGAAAACTGGAATTGTTGTCGCCTTCGAAATAGAGCACGGTGTCGACAATGTGTTCCAGCACGCGGGGGCCTGCCAGCGCTCCTTCCTTGGTGACATGGCCGACCAGGATTACGGCAGTGCCCGATTGCTTGGCGAAGCGCGTCAGTTGGGCCGCGCACTCGCGCACCTGAGCCACACTGCCGGGGGCGGATTGCAGCGCCTCTGAGTACACGGTCTGGATTGAGTCAATTACGGCTACTACAGGTT encodes the following:
- a CDS encoding Stp1/IreP family PP2C-type Ser/Thr phosphatase, translating into MTVRSALEVATITDTGVVRSFNEDTIATELDLGLALVADGMGGYKAGDVASSMAASIMVTELKRQLRDAPSSKNNIAEILEFTVSRANRAIYQAAQANPQHQGMGTTLVASIFHDNHLHYAHVGDSRLYRLRRGKLHALTQDHSILHEQVVLGLISNDDAKISHNRNLVTRALGVESVCQCEVQDQAVSVGDIYLMCSDGLNDMVDDANIELALNALQANLPLAAQQLVMMANDNGGHDNISAVLIKVLEPFPASEQSRGLMGRLFGWLK
- a CDS encoding cytochrome c; translation: MTLTACSSEPQDTHPDQPVTKRKAVFKQMLRTLEPMGMVVREREDYNSQAFLADAKKLKQLASEPWVHFTPDSNYPPTRAKPEVWQKPADFSHARQKLEESTEKLLKAAESGNMALIRPALNGVEESCKSCHQQFRGKI
- a CDS encoding carboxypeptidase-like regulatory domain-containing protein — protein: MSLAAQAATNISGMVTDSITGLAVAGARVTLSSGQTSLSVGTTASDGVFQMFVNLPVKPVPQTYTLEVSQQGYATQPRNVVVTSGQADQLSYKVALPRNEAIGCVPDPGRTVVIGHVRPPASATHDLDLSRRVRTVLEYDLLTEIQKTHLPPAQQPAVFSCPNALPRTMKEHSDWARALKADAFVVGEAAPVNGNFKVDMQVSARYAESASLPTLATTPEMNLDLPSSADLGRAALEPIMIALLRAYLKEGRYAECVEFSMAAESALGQSTVLGELRKSCQLKLPNKGLLSGGGQ
- a CDS encoding serine/threonine-protein kinase, giving the protein MIKQNIGRYEIISEIGQGAMGVVYRALDPLLERTVAIKTISLDLSKDEFEEFEQRFYREARSAGRLNHPNIVTIHDVGNTENVAYMAMEFLEGMELRDIMDADMLLDLDRIVEIVSQVADGLAFAHEHGVVHRDIKPSNIMILKNGVAKITDFGIALIPSSSRTVAGMVLGSPKYMSPEQVVGQDVDRRSDIFSLGVLLYEMLTGKAPFRGENISAIMYRILNEMPMAPATLKPALPEVFDYIVARALAKHPDDRYQRADEMAADLRNYRTLQTPLNFHSGADGSTRTLERRKTPRPLDEQTLLMASAAPLSAGNPWWKRPFTLWGGAIFLMLGIFLLNWEKPGLKEQPQITNVKPAAMPEKPELPLPPIPPQVQGTLALAVTPWGEVFVDGKREGVSPPLNELQLPAGKHMIEIRNPGFLSYSQTLVIEPESTHKIKHKFK
- a CDS encoding TssQ family T6SS-associated lipoprotein, which encodes MLKFNLSLFSLLALLLFVSGCSNTSLKKLPFIQDEAPVQKKAEDPADKPSPPAVRKAERELSLGIRNYENGNYNMAAGFFQNALGDDQLSVGDQVTAHKFLAFIYCVSGEKLACRGAFKKVLALNPKFGLSASEAGHPTWGPVFREVQAEVAARKTR
- a CDS encoding YciK family oxidoreductase, translated to MRNYQPAKNLLQDRVILVTGAGQSIGRTAALTFASHGATVILHGRKVEKLEAVYDEIEAAGWPQAAIFPLDLFSAGDKDFDALATGIRRQFARLDGILHNASHLDGLRSLEEHTLEQWQVSLRVNLMAPFALTRACLPLLKASPDASIILTSETHGHVPAAYWGSFAISKAAGETLVKLWAQELELHPNLRINGIVPGPVQSTQRVRTHPGEVLESMPLQETLMPRYLYLMGSDSRGVSGQIVEC
- a CDS encoding FHA domain-containing protein, with product MAKLVLSLDGDILGYHFLEKARFGIGRKPHNEMHLDHSSVSKEHATILTVGNDQILEDLGSTNGTLVNGVKIQKHILQNNDVIDIGRYQLRYINQKAKPGVDADRTIMMMPVMNMRHRKEQSETPAQTADQLDTAVSVARAANDNFPLGGIQGLEGPHAGQTLELNRPLATFGKAGVQVAVINRRPHGYSITRVEGKKQPLVNGQAISAEAQLLQDGDQIEVGGEMLRFFLKKQG
- the radA gene encoding DNA repair protein RadA, with translation MAKAKSIYTCTECGGQSPKWQGQCPHCTAWNTLLETVAESAAGNRYNALSVTSKVQSLSEVEAQEVPREPTGIAEFDRVLGGGLVQGAVVLIGGDPGIGKSTLLLQALCHLSKRNKVLYVSGEESAQQIASRAKRLALEAKSVQLLAEISLEKILATLATHKPVVAVIDSIQTVYSEALQSAPGSVAQVRECAAQLTRFAKQSGTAVILVGHVTKEGALAGPRVLEHIVDTVLYFEGDNNSSFRLVRAFKNRFGAVNELGVFAMTEKGLREVSNPSALFLSHHGQDVAGSCVMVTQEGTRPLLVEIQALVDEAHAPNPRRLSVGLEQNRLAMLLAVLHRHAGIACFDQDVFVNAVGGVKITEPAADLAVLLAIVSSLKNRPLPGKLVVFGEIGLAGEIRPVQRGQERLKEAAKLGFTHAVVPKGNKPKQAISGMEITAVERLEQAVDYCRG
- a CDS encoding FHA domain-containing protein, with the protein product MSKLVLQGDHGSSMEFPLDRERITIGRKASSDIHLEDSGVSGNHAVIITLGSDSFLEDLESTNGTKVNQNNIHKCVLQDGDEISIAHFTFTFISEVLKPSAPGKTISATPRTEFAPRAHTSALDAATTMPGPASFEAAANIGKAPQSSTFETIEEAPPPSGTLGLLKINSGPGAGQTLELSRPVTTLGKPGIQVTAITLRDGQYFLGLVEGTDLPLINGGEIKSLPCQLHHRDIITIADVELEFSLR
- a CDS encoding protein phosphatase 2C domain-containing protein, with amino-acid sequence MTASAFTWEFAGTSDTGRTRPGNEDAIAWDAAFGLALLADGMGGYEGGEIASNLAIKTALESFRKPLAPHWREAEWAQKVSEPVLKLYAAVSEANQRVNDTARKQTRYEGMGTTFLAAYFHENRATLAHIGDSRIYLWRNLALKQLTVDHTMIQERIESGEITAQDAASDAYRGVLTRALGVDPVVEVDMRQVTTQAGDIFLLCSDGCYDMLAYSEMTAIMSACQEDPQQLARQLVRQANDNGGYDNISAVVVRVG